The following are encoded in a window of Arthrobacter sp. NicSoilB4 genomic DNA:
- a CDS encoding alpha-amylase family glycosyl hydrolase has translation MSPDLVEETALAPAAWWESAVIYQVYPRSFADGDGDGVGDLAGLIARLPYIAALGVDGIWMTPFQPSPQVDQGYDVSDYCGVDPLFGTMEQFDELLELAHSLGLRVLLDVVPNHCSSAHPLFQAALAAGPGSPERDMFHFVEGAGGDVPPNNWQSVFGGRAWSRADLESETDTDWYLHLFSPEQPDWNWRNPAVGEYFDGVLRFWFDKGVDGLRIDVAHALFKADGLPDSPSAGGVVDGLRSNPQVSDQEEVHEVYRRWRTLADKYEPHRLLVGEVNLEPARAARYTRADEMQQAFAFAFVKLGWDPEAWAAVGNELEAARQLHGATPTWALENHDIVRSVTRFGGGEVGALRARAALVALLGLPGPAYLYQGQELGLPEVDVPLESRVDPMWARGGVCRDGARVPLPWTEGEALSHGFSLAEAAAQPWLPVPAGWGTHAIELQQQDPESSLALVTKALELRRLLWKTEVFGPNDGGTWRIEAGNLLICERSADFFVAVAMGTEPVRLPAGSVLLSAAPLAEDGWLQPNNAAWVLRD, from the coding sequence ATGAGCCCTGATTTGGTCGAGGAAACCGCCCTCGCGCCCGCCGCTTGGTGGGAATCCGCCGTGATCTACCAGGTCTACCCGCGCTCCTTCGCGGACGGCGACGGCGACGGCGTGGGCGACCTCGCCGGGCTGATTGCCCGGCTGCCGTACATCGCCGCGCTCGGGGTGGACGGCATCTGGATGACCCCGTTCCAGCCCTCCCCGCAGGTGGACCAGGGCTACGACGTGTCCGACTACTGCGGCGTGGACCCGCTATTCGGCACCATGGAGCAGTTCGATGAGCTGCTGGAGCTCGCCCATTCGCTGGGCCTGCGCGTCCTGCTCGACGTCGTGCCCAACCACTGCTCGTCGGCGCACCCGCTGTTCCAGGCGGCTTTGGCGGCCGGGCCGGGCTCGCCGGAGCGGGACATGTTCCACTTTGTTGAAGGCGCCGGCGGCGACGTTCCGCCGAACAACTGGCAGAGCGTCTTCGGCGGCCGCGCCTGGAGCCGCGCCGACCTGGAGTCCGAGACGGACACCGACTGGTACCTGCACCTCTTCTCCCCCGAGCAGCCGGACTGGAACTGGCGCAATCCCGCCGTCGGCGAGTACTTCGACGGTGTGCTGCGCTTCTGGTTCGACAAGGGCGTGGACGGCCTCCGGATCGACGTCGCGCATGCCCTGTTCAAGGCCGACGGCCTGCCGGATTCGCCCTCCGCGGGCGGCGTGGTGGACGGGCTGCGGTCCAACCCGCAGGTCTCAGACCAGGAGGAAGTCCACGAGGTGTACCGCCGCTGGCGCACCCTGGCCGACAAGTACGAGCCGCACCGCCTGCTGGTGGGCGAGGTCAACCTGGAGCCGGCGCGCGCCGCCCGCTACACCCGCGCGGACGAGATGCAGCAGGCCTTCGCCTTCGCGTTCGTGAAACTCGGCTGGGATCCCGAGGCCTGGGCCGCCGTCGGGAACGAGCTCGAGGCCGCCCGGCAGCTGCACGGCGCCACGCCCACATGGGCGCTGGAGAACCACGACATCGTCCGTTCCGTGACCCGCTTCGGCGGCGGGGAGGTTGGTGCGCTGCGAGCCCGCGCGGCGCTCGTGGCGCTGCTGGGCCTGCCCGGCCCGGCGTACCTGTACCAGGGCCAGGAGCTCGGGCTGCCCGAGGTCGACGTGCCGCTGGAGTCCCGGGTGGATCCGATGTGGGCCCGCGGCGGCGTCTGCCGCGACGGCGCCCGGGTGCCCCTGCCATGGACCGAGGGCGAGGCGCTGAGCCACGGCTTCTCGCTGGCGGAAGCTGCCGCGCAGCCATGGCTGCCGGTCCCTGCCGGTTGGGGCACGCACGCGATCGAGCTCCAGCAGCAGGACCCCGAGTCCTCGCTGGCGCTGGTGACCAAGGCGCTGGAGCTGCGCCGGCTGCTGTGGAAGACGGAGGTCTTCGGGCCGAACGACGGCGGCACCTGGCGCATCGAGGCGGGGAACCTGCTGATCTGCGAACGCAGCGCCGACTTCTTCGTCGCCGTCGCAATGGGAACCGAGCCGGTGCGGCTGCCTGCCGGATCGGTCCTGCTCAGCGCCGCGCCGCTTGCGGAGGACGGCTGGCTGCAGCCGAACAACGCGGCCTGGGTACTGCGGGACTGA
- a CDS encoding NERD domain-containing protein, with protein MAEKAVWEALKASLPEEAVLAHSVQVRDGRSEHEIDLLVLWPGVGMAAIEVKGGQISVDDAQWYQSDRSDKRKIQSPVAQSQGSQHAFKNWISGQIGSRLTSRFAYLVAFPYTKVPQTWNMAGCPRALVLDQTDIPSAAELVRRAIEQEGGGATPLAAAFTERIVRHLSGTLEPAGAHQDPAQDEYLQDHLTEGQAVLLRATRSLRRVQFTGGAGSGKTWLAVEKAKVLAKSGKRVGLFCYNKGLGQYLQDQVEPWRQAKPVFTGEFHDYARGLGVPDGVGQAYFDEEMPRQLKSLAATMDASLKLDAVVVDEAQDFAPLWWEALLACTKDPDTSEVFAFQDDHQDVYSRWTGALGEFGHPAVGLVPIHIDENLRNTRKIADTFKSFAGEHFTPRGSTGLPVRRVECATQDALDAAEDCVDGLIEEGWANNQIALLTTKARHPIHREFFETGTTEDYWREFHANEREFYGHVLGFKGLERSVIVLCVNGFKEPKRAAEQLYVGLSRARSLLVVVGDSGLLAEAGGSELGRILSRAQIWRPADVSR; from the coding sequence TTGGCCGAGAAAGCCGTGTGGGAAGCACTGAAGGCCAGCCTGCCGGAGGAGGCAGTGCTGGCGCATTCTGTCCAGGTTCGGGACGGCAGATCAGAGCACGAAATTGATCTGCTCGTCCTTTGGCCCGGCGTCGGTATGGCCGCCATTGAAGTCAAGGGCGGCCAGATCTCCGTTGACGATGCCCAGTGGTACCAGTCGGATAGGAGCGACAAGCGCAAAATTCAGAGCCCGGTTGCCCAGTCGCAGGGTTCCCAGCACGCCTTCAAGAACTGGATCAGCGGCCAAATAGGGTCTCGCCTGACTAGTCGCTTCGCTTACCTCGTGGCCTTTCCATACACAAAGGTTCCTCAGACGTGGAACATGGCTGGTTGCCCGCGAGCCTTGGTCCTGGACCAGACGGATATACCCTCCGCCGCTGAACTTGTCCGTCGAGCAATCGAACAGGAAGGAGGTGGCGCTACTCCACTGGCAGCGGCTTTCACTGAGCGAATCGTTCGCCACCTAAGCGGAACTCTTGAGCCCGCCGGCGCCCACCAGGACCCTGCGCAAGACGAGTACTTGCAGGACCATCTGACCGAAGGACAGGCAGTGCTACTCCGCGCAACGCGGTCACTGCGCCGTGTGCAGTTCACCGGAGGCGCCGGCAGCGGTAAGACATGGCTGGCTGTCGAAAAGGCAAAAGTGCTCGCCAAGTCCGGGAAACGGGTTGGCCTGTTCTGTTACAACAAGGGCCTCGGACAGTACCTTCAGGACCAGGTAGAGCCCTGGCGACAAGCCAAGCCGGTGTTCACCGGGGAGTTCCACGACTACGCCCGCGGGCTCGGCGTGCCGGACGGCGTCGGCCAGGCCTACTTCGACGAGGAAATGCCCCGGCAACTCAAATCGCTTGCTGCCACCATGGACGCGTCGCTGAAGCTGGACGCCGTCGTCGTGGATGAAGCTCAGGATTTCGCGCCACTGTGGTGGGAAGCGCTGTTGGCTTGCACGAAAGACCCGGACACCAGCGAAGTCTTCGCGTTCCAGGACGATCATCAGGACGTCTACAGCCGTTGGACCGGTGCCTTGGGAGAGTTCGGTCATCCGGCGGTTGGTCTGGTGCCCATCCACATAGACGAAAATCTCAGGAACACCCGAAAGATCGCGGATACATTCAAGTCGTTCGCCGGTGAGCATTTCACTCCGAGAGGCAGCACCGGACTGCCTGTCCGTCGAGTTGAATGTGCGACCCAGGACGCCCTGGACGCCGCTGAGGACTGTGTCGATGGCCTTATCGAGGAAGGGTGGGCGAACAACCAAATCGCCCTGCTGACGACGAAAGCACGGCACCCCATCCATCGAGAGTTCTTCGAGACCGGCACGACCGAGGACTATTGGCGCGAGTTCCATGCGAACGAACGAGAATTCTACGGCCACGTCCTGGGCTTCAAGGGTCTGGAGCGCTCCGTAATAGTGTTGTGCGTGAACGGTTTCAAGGAGCCTAAGCGTGCGGCGGAGCAGCTTTATGTGGGCCTATCGCGGGCACGGAGCCTCCTGGTCGTAGTCGGCGACTCCGGGCTGCTGGCGGAGGCGGGCGGTTCTGAACTGGGCAGGATTCTGTCGAGAGCGCAGATCTGGAGGCCCGCTGACGTATCGAGATGA
- a CDS encoding ABC transporter substrate-binding protein, giving the protein MRQRRRTWQTLLATTATLTVAAVALTGCGGASSDAKSTPKAAAASFEGKGPINYVSNRDASGAANKTIEEWNAAHPEEKVTFIELPDSADQQRQQLIQNAQIKSDTFSVLNLDVVWTSEFAANKWILPLPADAVPTDKMIPATVNAATYRDSLVGAPYYTDGALFYFRSDLLQAAGIAAPPKTWDEMKTACKAILALPEAAGMSCYTGQFDKNEALTVNFSEAVASAGGSIVDADGKPTVNTPEAKEGLNLLVDGFKDGLFPSDAITYLEEQGRRAFQDGKLVFMRNWPFLHASLSATDGSSKVNGKFSITSIPGTDGPGVSTLGGRSLAISPFTPNKATALEFVKFFTSEEQAQKRLALSSRAPVYASLFEDPAVVAKRPFFPTLLTSLNNAQPRPKVVQYGATTKAIQEEAYAAITGAKDTDTALNDMQAKLTELAK; this is encoded by the coding sequence ATGAGGCAGCGCCGCCGCACCTGGCAGACTCTTCTCGCCACCACCGCAACCCTGACCGTCGCCGCCGTCGCCCTCACCGGCTGCGGCGGTGCCTCCTCGGACGCGAAGAGCACCCCGAAGGCCGCCGCCGCGTCCTTCGAGGGCAAGGGCCCCATCAACTACGTCTCCAACCGCGACGCCTCCGGTGCCGCGAACAAGACCATCGAGGAGTGGAACGCCGCCCACCCGGAGGAGAAGGTCACGTTCATCGAACTGCCGGACTCCGCGGACCAGCAGCGCCAGCAGCTCATCCAGAACGCGCAGATCAAGTCGGACACCTTCAGCGTGCTGAACCTGGACGTCGTCTGGACCTCCGAGTTCGCCGCCAACAAGTGGATCCTGCCGCTGCCCGCGGACGCCGTCCCCACCGACAAGATGATCCCCGCCACGGTCAACGCCGCGACGTACCGGGACTCCCTGGTCGGCGCCCCGTACTACACCGACGGCGCCCTGTTCTACTTCCGCTCCGACCTGCTCCAGGCCGCCGGCATCGCCGCCCCGCCCAAGACCTGGGACGAGATGAAGACCGCCTGCAAGGCGATCCTGGCGCTCCCCGAAGCCGCCGGCATGTCCTGCTACACCGGCCAGTTCGACAAGAACGAGGCCCTCACGGTCAACTTCTCCGAGGCCGTCGCCTCCGCCGGCGGATCGATCGTCGACGCCGACGGCAAGCCCACCGTCAACACCCCCGAAGCCAAGGAAGGCCTGAACCTGCTGGTGGACGGCTTCAAGGACGGGCTCTTCCCGTCCGACGCCATCACCTACCTCGAGGAGCAGGGCCGCCGCGCCTTCCAGGACGGCAAGCTCGTCTTCATGCGCAACTGGCCGTTCCTGCACGCCTCCCTGAGCGCCACCGACGGCTCCAGCAAGGTCAACGGCAAGTTCAGCATCACGTCCATCCCCGGCACCGACGGCCCCGGCGTCTCCACCCTCGGCGGCCGCAGCCTCGCCATCTCCCCGTTCACCCCGAACAAGGCCACCGCGCTGGAGTTCGTCAAGTTCTTCACCAGTGAGGAACAGGCCCAAAAGCGCCTCGCGCTGTCCTCCCGCGCACCGGTGTACGCCTCCCTGTTCGAGGACCCCGCCGTCGTCGCCAAGCGCCCGTTCTTCCCCACCCTGCTGACCTCGCTGAACAACGCCCAGCCGCGCCCCAAGGTGGTCCAGTACGGCGCCACCACCAAGGCGATCCAGGAAGAGGCCTACGCTGCGATCACCGGCGCCAAGGACACGGACACGGCCCTGAACGACATGCAGGCCAAGCTCACCGAGCTGGCCAAGTAA
- a CDS encoding carbohydrate ABC transporter permease — MTISDLRNAAADSGTGSGAPKASAAVGPQKPNPKRTWRSYSVYAGLALIFAYCLAPFYWMLVSSLRRTADIFDNTLLPAPFSLENYAKVFDGSTMFGQALLNSLIVAGTTTTFALVLGVFAAYAISRLNFRFKSVILGVIIATSMFPGISVVVPLLRLFTDIGWINTYQAMIVPNLSFAIPLAVWNLTTFMKALPFDLEEAAMIDGCTKWQAFRRVLLPLAAPGVFTTAILTFIHSWNEFIIALSMINDPKIQTATVAISKFTGATEFQAPFGEQMAAGVIVTVPLVIMVLVFQRRIVEGLTAGASK; from the coding sequence ATGACCATCTCCGACCTCCGCAACGCCGCGGCCGATTCCGGCACGGGTTCCGGCGCACCCAAGGCTAGTGCCGCCGTCGGGCCCCAAAAGCCCAACCCCAAGCGCACCTGGCGCTCCTACAGCGTCTACGCGGGCCTGGCGCTGATCTTCGCGTACTGCCTGGCGCCGTTCTACTGGATGCTGGTCTCCAGCCTCCGCCGCACGGCGGACATCTTCGACAACACGCTGCTGCCGGCCCCGTTCTCGCTGGAGAACTACGCCAAGGTGTTCGACGGCTCCACGATGTTCGGCCAGGCGCTGCTCAATTCCCTGATCGTCGCAGGCACCACCACCACGTTCGCGCTGGTCCTGGGTGTGTTCGCGGCCTACGCCATCTCCCGGCTGAACTTCCGCTTCAAGTCGGTGATCCTGGGCGTCATCATCGCGACGTCGATGTTCCCCGGCATCTCGGTCGTGGTCCCGCTGCTGCGCCTCTTCACGGACATCGGCTGGATCAACACCTACCAGGCGATGATCGTGCCGAACCTGTCCTTCGCGATCCCGCTGGCGGTCTGGAACCTCACCACCTTCATGAAGGCCCTGCCGTTCGACCTCGAAGAGGCGGCCATGATCGACGGCTGCACCAAGTGGCAGGCGTTCCGCCGCGTGCTGCTGCCGCTCGCCGCGCCGGGCGTCTTCACCACCGCGATCCTGACCTTCATCCACAGCTGGAACGAGTTCATCATCGCACTGTCCATGATCAACGACCCCAAGATCCAGACCGCCACCGTCGCGATCTCCAAGTTCACCGGCGCCACCGAATTCCAGGCGCCCTTCGGCGAGCAGATGGCGGCCGGCGTGATCGTCACCGTCCCGCTCGTGATCATGGTGCTGGTCTTCCAGCGCCGGATCGTCGAGGGCCTCACCGCGGGCGCCAGCAAATGA
- a CDS encoding sugar ABC transporter permease, with protein MTTTTAPPAGAQTGTPQAGSPRRRGKRSPGEGRMAAMLLSPTILVLALVIVYPLLSAVHQSLFRAESGLDADGFVSDVESFVGLANYADLFVGESGRRFLNAFANTTFFTATTVFLETVLGLCLALAMNRAFRGRSFLRASILVPWAVPTAVSGLLWRWIFQSDGIANNLLGSEILWTAEGNASKVAVIIAEVWKTAPFIGLLVLAGMQVIPGEVYEAARIDGAGWWRQLGSITLPLVKPTLLVAVLFRMLDALRMFDLPFVLIGPGKESVETLSMLAWDESNQLRYGSASAFAVMLFLYVAVVAIVFVKVLGADVTGAKELKLLSKKTARKTRLAANQTPATADQPTSDHADHKKAEATR; from the coding sequence ATGACGACGACGACCGCCCCGCCCGCCGGCGCGCAGACCGGCACGCCCCAAGCAGGCAGCCCGCGCAGACGCGGGAAACGCTCCCCCGGCGAAGGCCGCATGGCCGCGATGCTGCTCTCCCCCACCATCCTGGTGCTGGCCCTGGTGATTGTGTACCCGCTGCTCTCCGCGGTGCACCAGTCCCTGTTCCGCGCCGAATCCGGCCTGGACGCGGACGGCTTCGTCTCCGACGTCGAATCCTTCGTGGGCCTGGCCAACTACGCCGACCTGTTCGTGGGCGAGTCCGGCCGGCGCTTCCTCAACGCCTTCGCCAACACCACCTTCTTCACCGCCACCACGGTGTTCCTGGAGACCGTCCTGGGCCTCTGCCTGGCCCTGGCCATGAACCGCGCCTTCCGCGGCCGGTCCTTCCTCCGCGCCAGCATCCTGGTCCCGTGGGCCGTCCCCACCGCCGTCTCCGGCCTGCTGTGGCGCTGGATCTTCCAGTCCGACGGCATCGCCAACAACCTGCTCGGCAGCGAAATCCTCTGGACCGCCGAGGGCAACGCCTCCAAGGTGGCCGTCATCATCGCCGAAGTCTGGAAGACCGCCCCGTTCATCGGCCTCCTGGTCCTCGCCGGCATGCAGGTCATCCCCGGCGAAGTCTACGAAGCCGCCCGCATCGACGGCGCCGGCTGGTGGCGCCAGCTCGGCTCCATCACCCTCCCGCTGGTCAAGCCCACCCTCCTGGTGGCCGTGCTGTTCCGCATGCTCGACGCCCTGCGCATGTTCGACCTGCCCTTCGTCCTGATCGGCCCCGGCAAGGAATCCGTGGAAACCCTCTCCATGCTCGCCTGGGACGAATCCAACCAGCTCCGCTACGGCTCCGCCTCCGCGTTCGCCGTCATGCTCTTCCTGTACGTCGCCGTCGTCGCGATCGTGTTCGTGAAGGTCCTCGGCGCCGACGTCACCGGTGCCAAGGAACTGAAGCTGCTGTCGAAGAAGACCGCCCGGAAGACCCGCCTCGCGGCAAACCAGACGCCGGCGACCGCTGACCAGCCGACCTCAGACCACGCTGACCACAAGAAGGCCGAGGCCACCCGATGA
- a CDS encoding substrate-binding domain-containing protein → MVTIRDVAKHAGVSPATVSRVVNGLVGYSDETRERVETAVKGLSYETDYLARGLKTRQTSVIGLLAPMVSDALASQVMQGVEEEAQERGYAVMLGRTGAKSAYIAGYLRTLRTYRAAGVILISAVITPETRQLLGPNVPIISVAISDKSGSPSVAIHDEQAAYDATRHLLRLGHRRIGLLTGDPASVYVAQPRKRGYLRAMTEAGCTPVTATGSFFYESGAPGVDELLQQEPGLTAIFAMSDEMGAAVVNELQRRGLRVPEDVSVLGFDNTSTALHVNPPLSTMAQPLEEMGRMAVKKLLRSRDLGPKIMPHRLIERGSTAPPNSTQPSPTPPGQPEPTT, encoded by the coding sequence GTGGTCACCATCCGCGATGTCGCCAAGCACGCCGGCGTCTCCCCTGCCACCGTTTCCCGGGTTGTTAACGGGCTCGTCGGCTACTCCGACGAAACAAGGGAACGCGTCGAAACCGCGGTCAAGGGCCTCAGCTACGAGACGGACTACCTCGCCCGCGGCCTCAAAACCCGGCAGACCTCCGTGATCGGGCTCCTCGCGCCCATGGTCTCCGACGCCCTCGCCTCCCAGGTCATGCAGGGCGTCGAGGAAGAAGCCCAGGAACGCGGCTACGCCGTGATGCTCGGCCGCACCGGCGCCAAGTCCGCCTACATCGCCGGCTACCTCCGGACCCTGCGCACCTACCGGGCCGCCGGCGTCATCCTCATCTCCGCGGTGATCACCCCGGAGACCAGGCAGCTGCTGGGGCCCAACGTCCCCATCATCTCCGTCGCCATCAGCGACAAATCGGGCTCCCCCAGCGTGGCCATCCACGACGAACAGGCAGCCTACGACGCGACCCGTCACCTGCTGCGGCTCGGCCACCGACGCATCGGCCTCCTCACCGGCGACCCGGCGTCGGTCTATGTCGCCCAGCCCCGGAAACGCGGCTACCTCCGCGCCATGACCGAAGCCGGCTGCACCCCCGTCACGGCCACCGGCAGCTTCTTCTACGAAAGCGGCGCTCCCGGCGTCGACGAGCTGCTGCAGCAGGAACCCGGCCTCACCGCGATCTTCGCGATGAGCGACGAGATGGGCGCCGCCGTCGTCAACGAACTGCAGCGGCGCGGGCTCCGGGTGCCGGAAGACGTCTCCGTCCTGGGCTTCGACAACACCTCCACCGCCCTGCACGTGAACCCGCCGCTGAGCACCATGGCGCAGCCGCTCGAGGAGATGGGACGGATGGCCGTGAAAAAGCTGCTCCGCTCCCGCGATCTGGGGCCGAAGATCATGCCGCACCGGCTGATCGAGCGCGGCTCCACCGCCCCGCCCAACTCAACACAGCCCAGTCCAACGCCGCCGGGACAGCCAGAACCCACCACCTAG
- a CDS encoding ATP/GTP-binding protein has product MEQNKVAREQQIAVFGESGSGKTVLLSSFYGLAVEQLLSGTEQFDVLAGDNAQGRRLHQNYLGMKNSAALPMQTRFSATAYAFSIKRKPGTASKARKKAPEELRLVWHDYPGEWLETEPQPEEEDRRIHTFRALLGSDVALVLVDGQRLLDNAGEEERYLKALLTNLSNQLLKLRDNLLQDGKPLVTFPRIWLMALSKADLLPDMDVIDFRDLLVEKAGSELNKLQEVIATFVEVPEALSVGDDFVLLSSAQFEPGKIEVAKRVGLDLILPIAAMLPFSRYVRWALAMRKGANVAEHLLRVARPVADFIRNDKLPALLVRLPGPFGNAVALIGPFLIQTVLDLTDTKVLDLHTEAKAKHDFLSETLTGFQLQLDHGDGEKVLLRSRS; this is encoded by the coding sequence ATGGAGCAGAACAAGGTCGCACGAGAGCAACAGATTGCCGTATTCGGCGAGAGCGGAAGCGGCAAGACGGTGCTTTTGTCCTCCTTCTACGGGTTAGCGGTGGAGCAGCTGCTCTCCGGAACGGAGCAATTCGACGTTCTCGCAGGCGATAACGCTCAAGGTCGACGTTTGCATCAGAACTACCTCGGCATGAAGAATTCAGCCGCGCTACCGATGCAGACTCGGTTTTCCGCGACGGCTTACGCGTTTTCGATCAAACGCAAGCCGGGGACGGCTTCCAAGGCGAGGAAAAAGGCTCCCGAAGAACTGCGCCTGGTGTGGCACGACTACCCCGGCGAGTGGCTCGAAACGGAGCCGCAGCCGGAAGAAGAAGATCGCCGGATACACACGTTCCGAGCTCTGCTGGGTTCCGATGTCGCGCTCGTGTTGGTGGATGGCCAGCGGCTTCTCGACAACGCGGGCGAGGAGGAGCGATATCTCAAAGCGCTTCTGACCAACCTCAGCAATCAGCTGCTCAAGCTGCGTGACAACCTTCTGCAAGATGGCAAACCGCTGGTGACGTTCCCGCGGATCTGGCTGATGGCACTGTCGAAAGCCGATCTGCTGCCGGACATGGATGTGATCGATTTCCGGGACCTGCTCGTAGAGAAAGCCGGATCAGAGCTGAACAAACTGCAAGAGGTGATCGCAACGTTCGTGGAAGTTCCTGAGGCGTTGTCAGTGGGCGACGATTTTGTGCTGCTGTCCTCTGCACAGTTCGAGCCCGGGAAAATTGAGGTGGCCAAGCGTGTGGGATTGGATTTGATCCTGCCGATTGCGGCAATGCTTCCCTTCTCTCGTTACGTCCGCTGGGCGCTCGCAATGCGAAAAGGCGCAAACGTGGCCGAGCATTTGCTGCGCGTCGCCAGGCCGGTGGCCGATTTCATTAGAAACGATAAATTGCCCGCTCTCCTAGTACGACTTCCTGGCCCGTTCGGCAACGCTGTGGCCTTGATAGGGCCATTTCTTATACAGACCGTGCTCGATCTCACCGATACCAAGGTGCTGGACTTGCATACTGAGGCGAAAGCAAAGCACGACTTCCTCAGCGAAACGTTGACCGGCTTCCAGCTGCAGCTAGACCATGGTGATGGTGAGAAGGTCCTGCTGAGGAGCCGCTCGTGA